The following are from one region of the Mucilaginibacter terrenus genome:
- a CDS encoding helix-turn-helix domain-containing protein codes for MKNLLSFKVKAVAANIRNKREELNYTQEYLAAKLKISQNAYSKIELGYTKITLERLFQIAEVLETELMDLIKADKAEAA; via the coding sequence ATGAAGAATCTGCTAAGTTTCAAAGTTAAAGCCGTTGCTGCTAACATTCGTAATAAACGCGAAGAATTAAACTATACCCAGGAATATCTTGCAGCCAAACTTAAAATTTCACAGAACGCATATAGCAAAATAGAACTTGGCTACACCAAGATCACATTGGAACGTCTTTTCCAGATAGCTGAAGTTTTGGAAACCGAGCTGATGGACCTCATTAAAGCAGATAAAGCCGAAGCTGCCTGA
- a CDS encoding THUMP domain-containing class I SAM-dependent RNA methyltransferase yields MQVFHNESKIIITCNKRLSPYLKQEVEALGFEPTRVFQTGVELQGTVTDTIPLNLNLRCASQILYLLKSFEAENPDELYNELVKIEWEDLIDFSGYFSVTSNVNNKHILTPLFANVKVKDAIVDRIKQKKGIRPNSGADANKTVVHLYWQDNKADVFIDTSGETLAKHSYRKIPGKAPMLEALATSTIMSTSWDRQSTFVNPMCGSGTLAIEAALLATDKHPGLFRMNYGFMHILGYDEQVFFTERRTLKDKAKKAINFKIIATDISDDAVDIARKNANTAGVEHLIDFAVCDFADTEVPEGPGIIMFNPEYGERLGTHTKLEITYKRIGDFLKQKCLGKSGYVFTGNPDLAKKIGLKAARKIEFYNGKLDCRLFEYELYEGTKREPKAE; encoded by the coding sequence ATGCAAGTTTTCCACAACGAAAGTAAGATCATCATCACCTGCAATAAGCGTTTGTCGCCATATTTAAAGCAGGAAGTAGAAGCCCTTGGGTTTGAACCAACCCGTGTTTTCCAAACCGGCGTAGAGCTGCAGGGAACTGTTACAGACACCATCCCGCTAAACCTTAACCTGCGCTGTGCTAGTCAAATACTTTACCTTTTAAAGAGTTTTGAAGCAGAGAACCCGGATGAGCTTTATAACGAACTGGTGAAAATAGAATGGGAGGATCTGATTGATTTTTCCGGGTATTTTTCTGTTACTTCCAATGTTAACAACAAGCATATCCTAACGCCGCTATTTGCCAATGTAAAGGTAAAAGATGCCATTGTAGACAGGATAAAGCAAAAGAAAGGTATCCGTCCAAATTCTGGTGCAGATGCAAATAAAACTGTTGTACATCTCTACTGGCAGGACAATAAGGCCGATGTTTTTATTGATACATCAGGCGAGACCCTGGCCAAACACAGCTATCGTAAAATACCCGGCAAAGCGCCGATGCTGGAAGCACTTGCTACTTCCACTATCATGTCGACCAGTTGGGATCGTCAAAGCACTTTTGTAAACCCAATGTGCGGCTCGGGTACGCTTGCTATAGAAGCAGCACTGCTTGCAACCGATAAACACCCAGGCCTGTTTCGGATGAATTACGGCTTTATGCACATATTGGGGTATGATGAGCAGGTGTTTTTTACAGAACGCCGCACTCTTAAAGACAAAGCCAAAAAGGCCATCAACTTTAAAATAATAGCTACAGACATCTCAGATGATGCCGTAGATATTGCCCGAAAGAACGCCAATACAGCAGGTGTAGAACATTTGATAGACTTTGCTGTTTGTGATTTTGCAGATACAGAAGTACCCGAAGGCCCGGGCATTATAATGTTTAACCCCGAGTATGGAGAGCGTTTAGGAACCCATACTAAGCTGGAAATAACTTATAAACGCATAGGCGATTTCCTGAAACAAAAGTGTTTAGGAAAAAGTGGTTATGTATTCACCGGCAATCCTGACCTGGCCAAAAAGATTGGCTTAAAGGCTGCCCGGAAAATAGAATTTTATAACGGTAAGCTGGACTGCCGCCTTTTTGAGTACGAACTGTACGAAGGCACTAAACGCGAACCAAAAGCAGAATAA
- a CDS encoding DUF3127 domain-containing protein, with amino-acid sequence MEIKGKVHEVGPTAQVTESLKKRELIVEYIENPQYPEYLKFEAIQDRCALLDNIKVGDDVEVFFNLRGRPWTDKTGKKSYFNSMQLWKINVLSGGASAAPQYAAPADISSAPDDDDLPF; translated from the coding sequence ATGGAGATCAAAGGTAAAGTACACGAAGTGGGCCCAACTGCCCAGGTGACAGAATCACTTAAGAAACGAGAATTAATAGTTGAATATATCGAGAACCCACAATATCCTGAGTATTTAAAGTTCGAGGCAATACAGGATCGTTGCGCACTGCTTGACAATATTAAGGTTGGTGACGATGTGGAGGTTTTCTTTAACCTGCGCGGACGCCCATGGACAGATAAAACAGGCAAAAAAAGCTATTTTAACTCAATGCAACTTTGGAAAATAAATGTGTTAAGTGGTGGTGCATCTGCAGCTCCGCAGTATGCTGCTCCTGCTGATATTAGCTCAGCACCAGATGATGATGATTTGCCATTCTAA